The following are encoded together in the Fundulus heteroclitus isolate FHET01 chromosome 19, MU-UCD_Fhet_4.1, whole genome shotgun sequence genome:
- the slc5a6b gene encoding solute carrier family 5 member 6, translating to MDPSDQRHFAVADYVVFAVLLAASAGIGLYYALSGGRQRTTREFLMADRSMRCLPVSLSLIASFQSAVAIIGVPAEIYAHGTQYWFIGCAYVLGLLIPAHVFIPVLYRLQLSSAYQYLELRFSKTVRICGTLTFIFQMVIYMGICVYTPAFALNAATGFQLWGTVLATGLVCTLYTTMGGLKAVIWTDVFQTAVMFAGQLAVIIVGVQRTGGVWEVWRKVKEGNRISGLDLNPDPTERHTFWTLGVGGVFLMLSLYGVNQAQVQRYLSARTEREAVRSCYMVFPSLQLALALSCVMGLVMFARYCGEDFSEKLGSSSRDAMVIYFVMDMLQGLPGLPGLFVACLFSAALSTISSAFNSLATVTMEDLIKPHFSSMSEARATLVSKALALSYGLLCLAMAYLTHLMGDSVLQVALKIFGMVGGPILGLFCLGMFFPCANSVGAVAGLGAGLAVSFWVGIGSIVTRSSGAKPLPPSCYINTSAIETALSNVTSRPTGLQRFYSLSYMWYSGFNCLTVILIGLIISFLIGPMKEEEATPGTIYPLLGKLLCFLPEHLKRKLCCVTPLRQSIPAQQRPHSHKDSNGAATLQDIQSQEQSERFLSEADTRFLEYETAL from the exons ATGGACCCATCCGACCAGAGGCACTTCGCGGTCGCAGACTATGTCGTATTCGCCGTTTTGCTCGCAGCCTCGGCCGGCATCGGGCTGTACTACGCCCTGTCGGGGGGCCGCCAGCGCACCACGCGGGAGTTCTTGATGGCGGACAGGAGCATGCGATGCCTTCCCGTTTCCCTGTCGCTCATCGCCTCCTTCCAGTCGGCCGTGGCGATCATCGGCGTCCCGGCAGAGATCTACGCTCACGGCACCCAGTACTGGTTCATCGGCTGCGCTTACGTTCTGGGGCTTTTAATTCCTGCCCATGTTTTCATTCCCGTGTTATACAGACTGCAACTCTCCAGCGCTTACCAG TATCTGGAGCTGCGCTTCAGCAAAACGGTGCGCATCTGTGGAACTTTGACCTTCATCTTTCAAATG GTAATCTACATGGGTATTTGTGTATACACGCCTGCTTTCGCGCTGAACGCAG CTACTGGATTCCAGTTATGGGGAACAGTGCTGGCAACTGGACTAGTGTGCACTTTATACACAACAATG GGCGGCTTGAAGGCTGTGATCTGGACGGACGTCTTTCAGACGGCTGTGATGTTTGCGGGCCAGCTAGCCGTCATCATTGTGGGGGTGCAGCGGACTGGAGGAGTGTGGGAAGTCTGGAGGAAAGTGAAGGAGGGAAACCGTATCTCTGGCCTGGA CTTAAACCCTGATCCTACAGAGAGACACACCTTCTGGACCCTGGGGGTCGGCGGGGTCTTCCTCATGCTGTCCCTGTACGGCGTGAACCAGGCTCAGGTCCAGAGATATCTCAGCGCGCGCACAGAACGAGAAGCCGTGAG gtcgTGCTACATGGTGTTTCCTTCTCTCCAGCTGGCTCTGGCTCTGAGCTGTGTCATGGGTCTCGTCATGTTTGCACGTTACTGTGGAGAGGACTTTTCTGAGAAGCTTGGCAGTTCCTCACGAGATGCA ATGGTGATATACTTTGTGATGGACATGCTGCAAGGCCTGCCTGGACTGCCCGGACTGTTTGTCGCTTGTCTGTTTAGCGCGGCGCTCAG CACCATCTCCTCTGCCTTCAACTCTTTGGCCACGGTGACGATGGAGGATCTCATCAAGCCCCATTTCTCTTCCATGTCAGAGGCGAGAGCGACGCTGGTGTCCAAAGCTTTAG CGCTGTCCTACGGGCTGCTCTGCCTGGCCATGGCCTATCTCACTCACCTGATGGGCGATTCAGTTTTACAG GTAGCTTTAAAAATCTTTGGGATGGTGGGTGGACCCATCCTCGGCCTGTTTTGCCTGGGCATGTTCTTCCCATGTGCCAACTCTGTT GGTGCAGTGGCCGGTCTTGGTGCAGGTCTGGCCGTGTCTTTCTGGGTCGGCATCGGGAGCATCGTCACTCGAAGCTCTGGTGCAAAACCGCTGCCACCCAGCTGCTACATCAACACAAGTGCCATTGAGACAGCACTCAGCAATGTCACCAG CCGACCCACAGGGCTGCAGCGGTTTTATTCTTTGTCCTACATGTGGTACAGTGGATTCAACTGCTTAACCGTCATTCTTATCGGGCTGATCATCAGCTTTCTCATAG GCCCAATGAAAGAAGAGGAGGCGACACCTGGAACGATCTATCCGTTATTaggaaaactgctttgttttctcCCTGAACATCTGAAAAGGAAGCTGTGCTGTGTGACGCCTCTGAGGCAGTCT ATCCCAGCTCAACAAAGGCCACACTCACACAAAGACAGTAATGGAGCAGCCACGTTACAAGACATACAATCACAGGAGCAGAGCGAGCGTTTTCTTTCTGAGGCGGACACGCGTTTTTTAGAGTATGAAACAGCTTTGTAA